The following coding sequences lie in one Glycine max cultivar Williams 82 chromosome 19, Glycine_max_v4.0, whole genome shotgun sequence genomic window:
- the LOC100527356 gene encoding NifU-like protein 1, chloroplastic, translating into MATLTPMCCSCSTPRFSGQHHQHGYQLKLKPSVLNFRPQKQNRSIRIRSPSASNPNQNESSSPGLYSAKKFDLTASNVDLVLDDVRPYLIADGGNVDVVSVEDGVVSLRLEGACESCPSSTTTMTMGIERVLKEKFGDAVKDIRQVYLTEPRETTVEAVNNHLEILRPAIKNYGGSVEVVSVEGGECEVKYVGPDSIGSGIKATIKEKFPDILNVTFTTTT; encoded by the exons ATGGCAACTCTAACCCCAATGTGTTGCTCATGTTCAACACCCAGATTCAGTGGTCAACACCATCAGCATGGCTatcaactaaaactaaaaccctCAGTTTTGAATTTCAGACCTCAGAAGCAAAATAGAAGCATCAGAATCCGATCACCCTCTGCCTCCAACCCGAACCAGAATGAGTCTTCTTCTCCCGGATTATACTCTGCCAAGAAATTCGACCTCACCGCATCCAACGTCGACCTCGTTCTCGACGATGTTCGCCCTTACCTCATCGCCGACGGCGGCAACGTGGACGTGGTGTCGGTGGAAGACGGCGTGGTATCTCTCCGTCTCGAAGGAGCATGCGAGAGCTGCCCCAGCTCCACCACCACCATGACCATGGGGATCGAGCGCGTTCTTAAGGAAAAATTCGGAGACGCTGTTAAGGACATACGCCAAGTCTACCTTACCGAACCAAGGGAGACAACGGTTGAG GCGGTGAATAATCATCTTGAGATATTGAGGCCGGCCATTAAGAATTACGGAGGGAGCGTGGAAGTGGTGTCCGTAGAAGGCGGGGAGTGCGAGGTAAAGTATGTTGGACCTGACTCCATTGGATCCGGAATCAAAGCAACCATCAAGGAGAAGTTTCCAGATATTCTCAATGTTACCTTCACCACCACCACTTAG